A section of the Bacteroidota bacterium genome encodes:
- a CDS encoding carboxypeptidase-like regulatory domain-containing protein, with the protein MLSRIFLVLFLALNACFCFGQTSVSGIVRDSLTKKPLINAHVIIEGTDTGVSTDNEGKFDLILTPSLSKITVSYLGYKTASKTIIQNKKQEVNFHLAPLTENLKEVSISDRPGEKYRNKGNPAVDLIRKVIDRKEQNNYANYEYYQTNKYTKTYLAFSEVTEKFINKKEFKHFKFIFNNVDTVYFNNTPVVPFFIKEHASNIKSRLSPRFTKEVIQGEKTVDFGNFMDKAGMDKYFLFLYSEVNIYEDNIFLLSNTFISPVSNLGPTFYKYYIIDTISENGSSWVKMSFEPRNKTDQLFLGEFNIALDSSYAITKIEMTVSRDINLGWVKSLYINKEYAKDKDGIYFPSRDEFIADFAYKKGFVGLLGHKTSLYSNIEINKPIDDEIFKGEKIELLENAGKQDGDFWNENRAEELSGAEQTIYTNVDSLKNSKEFQRMMKLLAMSINIHYTVGAIEIGPFNSLFSHHPIEGYRLRIGGRTTPEFNNKINLQGYLAYGFFDERFKYSISSKISLGNNGFNQFPIKALRINYRSDILIPGQELQLVDHDNIFFSVKRGPMDKWLFSKNFNAEYLSEYHSNFSFAIGIRNWQQSPLGTLAFFSNVEDDFLEQPSITTSEVSLKFRWAPGETFYESRFNRIRLPNKAPAFTFKITRGIQGLAGSGYNYTNLNLNIIKRVFVSQFGYSDLSVEAGKIYGQVPFPLLFVHSSSQTYIFAEKSYNMLDFFEFTSDQYIQFFGNHTFNGFFLNKIPLFKKLHWRENFGFRGLYASMTDQNNPDITPGLLKLPTDSHGNSSTFSLKNGIPYMEASIGISNIFRVLRVDLVKRLSYNYNPEASVYGIRAGFKVVF; encoded by the coding sequence ATGCTATCAAGAATTTTTTTGGTTCTGTTTTTAGCTTTAAATGCTTGTTTTTGTTTTGGACAAACATCTGTTTCCGGGATAGTGAGAGATAGCCTTACTAAAAAGCCTTTGATAAATGCCCATGTAATAATTGAGGGCACAGACACTGGAGTTTCTACAGATAATGAAGGAAAATTTGATTTGATCCTGACTCCATCCTTAAGCAAAATTACAGTCTCATACCTTGGTTATAAAACAGCTTCGAAAACAATAATTCAAAACAAAAAACAAGAAGTGAATTTTCATTTGGCTCCCTTAACTGAAAACCTCAAGGAAGTAAGCATAAGTGATAGACCGGGAGAAAAATACAGGAACAAGGGCAATCCTGCAGTGGATTTAATAAGAAAGGTAATTGACAGGAAAGAGCAAAACAATTACGCTAATTATGAATATTATCAAACCAACAAATACACCAAAACCTACCTTGCCTTTAGTGAGGTTACAGAAAAGTTCATAAATAAAAAGGAGTTTAAGCACTTTAAATTTATTTTCAATAATGTGGATACGGTTTATTTTAACAATACCCCCGTTGTTCCTTTTTTTATCAAAGAACATGCAAGCAATATAAAAAGCAGACTTTCGCCCAGATTTACAAAAGAAGTTATTCAAGGTGAAAAAACTGTAGATTTTGGCAATTTCATGGATAAGGCTGGAATGGACAAATATTTCTTGTTTTTATATTCAGAAGTTAATATTTATGAGGACAATATATTTTTGCTCTCGAATACCTTTATTAGCCCGGTTTCCAATCTGGGCCCTACTTTTTATAAATATTACATCATTGATACAATTTCTGAAAACGGATCCTCATGGGTAAAAATGTCTTTTGAACCACGCAATAAAACAGATCAACTGTTTTTAGGCGAATTCAATATTGCACTCGATAGCAGCTATGCTATTACCAAAATAGAAATGACTGTGAGCCGCGATATTAATTTAGGATGGGTAAAGAGCTTGTATATTAATAAGGAATATGCCAAGGATAAAGATGGCATATATTTTCCTTCAAGGGATGAATTTATTGCTGATTTTGCATATAAAAAAGGATTTGTAGGATTGTTGGGCCATAAGACTTCGCTTTATTCAAATATTGAAATAAATAAACCCATTGATGATGAAATTTTTAAAGGAGAAAAGATTGAATTATTAGAAAATGCCGGCAAGCAGGATGGAGATTTCTGGAATGAAAACAGGGCTGAAGAATTAAGTGGAGCCGAACAAACTATTTATACAAATGTGGATAGCCTTAAAAACAGCAAGGAATTCCAAAGAATGATGAAACTTTTGGCCATGTCCATCAATATACATTATACTGTTGGTGCTATTGAGATAGGCCCTTTTAATTCACTTTTCAGCCACCACCCCATAGAGGGTTACAGATTGCGGATTGGGGGAAGAACAACTCCTGAATTCAACAATAAAATCAATTTACAGGGATACCTGGCCTATGGTTTTTTTGATGAACGGTTCAAATACAGCATTAGTTCCAAAATATCGCTCGGGAACAATGGTTTTAACCAATTTCCAATTAAAGCACTCCGAATAAATTACCGGAGCGATATATTAATCCCCGGGCAAGAGTTACAGTTAGTTGACCATGACAATATTTTTTTTTCCGTAAAGAGGGGCCCAATGGACAAGTGGCTGTTCAGTAAAAATTTCAACGCTGAATATTTAAGTGAATATCACAGTAATTTTTCCTTTGCTATTGGCATAAGAAACTGGCAACAAAGTCCCCTTGGAACGCTTGCATTTTTCTCTAATGTAGAGGATGATTTTTTAGAACAACCTAGTATTACAACCTCTGAAGTTAGTTTGAAATTCCGCTGGGCTCCGGGAGAAACCTTTTATGAGAGCAGATTCAATAGAATTAGACTGCCCAATAAAGCCCCTGCATTTACTTTTAAAATTACCAGGGGCATACAAGGATTAGCTGGGAGTGGTTACAATTACACCAATCTGAACCTGAATATTATCAAAAGAGTATTTGTATCACAATTTGGTTATTCTGATTTAAGTGTTGAAGCAGGGAAAATATACGGTCAGGTTCCATTTCCTTTATTGTTTGTTCATTCCTCCAGTCAAACTTATATTTTTGCTGAAAAGTCATACAACATGCTTGATTTCTTTGAATTCACAAGCGATCAGTACATACAATTTTTTGGCAATCACACCTTCAATGGCTTTTTTTTAAATAAAATACCTCTGTTCAAAAAGTTGCATTGGAGAGAAAATTTTGGCTTCAGGGGATTATATGCTTCCATGACTGACCAAAATAACCCTGACATTACTCCAGGCCTGTTAAAACTGCCTACTGATTCCCATGGAAACAGCAGTACATTTTCTTTAAAAAATGGTATTCCTTATATGGAGGCTTCAATTGGCATTTCCAATATTTTCCGTGTATTAAGGGTGGATTTAGTAAAGCGT